Proteins from one Mesorhizobium sp. M9A.F.Ca.ET.002.03.1.2 genomic window:
- the tdh gene encoding L-threonine 3-dehydrogenase, giving the protein MSNMMKALVKAKAEPGIWMEEVPVPEIGPNDVLIKIKKTAICGTDVHIYNWDQWAQKTVPVPMVTGHEFVGTVADFGAAVTEYKVGQRVSGEGHIVCGHCRNCRAGRGHLCRNTLGVGVNRPGAFGEYLAIPQHNVVPIPDDVPDEIAAIFDPLGNAVHTALSFDLVGEDVLVTGAGPIGIMGALVAQCVGARKVVITDINPVRLALAKKLGVQHVVDASKEKLRDVMPALGMTEGFDVGLEMSGAAPAFRDMIDTMNNGGKIAILGIAPTGFEIDWNKVIFKMLHLKGIYGREMFETWYKMIALVQGPLDVSGLITHRIGVDDYLDGFEAMKSGNSGKVVMDW; this is encoded by the coding sequence ATGTCGAACATGATGAAGGCGCTTGTGAAGGCCAAGGCCGAACCGGGCATCTGGATGGAAGAGGTGCCGGTGCCGGAAATCGGCCCCAACGACGTGCTGATCAAGATCAAGAAGACGGCGATCTGCGGCACCGACGTGCACATCTACAATTGGGACCAGTGGGCGCAGAAGACGGTGCCGGTGCCGATGGTGACGGGCCATGAATTCGTCGGCACCGTTGCCGATTTCGGCGCAGCGGTCACCGAATACAAGGTCGGCCAGCGTGTATCGGGCGAAGGCCACATCGTCTGCGGCCATTGCCGCAACTGTCGCGCCGGGCGAGGGCATCTGTGCCGCAACACACTCGGCGTCGGCGTCAACCGTCCGGGCGCGTTCGGCGAGTATCTGGCGATCCCGCAGCACAATGTCGTGCCGATCCCCGACGATGTGCCCGATGAGATTGCCGCGATCTTCGATCCCTTGGGCAATGCCGTCCACACCGCATTGTCCTTCGATCTGGTCGGCGAGGACGTGCTGGTGACTGGCGCCGGGCCGATCGGCATCATGGGCGCGCTCGTCGCCCAATGCGTCGGTGCGCGCAAAGTGGTCATCACTGACATCAACCCGGTGCGGCTGGCACTGGCGAAAAAGCTCGGCGTCCAGCATGTCGTCGACGCCTCGAAGGAAAAGCTGCGCGACGTCATGCCGGCGCTCGGCATGACCGAGGGGTTTGACGTCGGCCTCGAAATGTCGGGCGCAGCCCCCGCCTTCCGCGACATGATCGATACCATGAACAATGGCGGCAAGATCGCCATTCTGGGCATTGCGCCGACCGGCTTCGAGATCGACTGGAACAAGGTCATCTTCAAGATGCTGCATCTCAAGGGCATCTACGGCCGCGAGATGTTCGAGACCTGGTACAAGATGATCGCGCTGGTGCAGGGTCCTCTCGACGTGTCGGGCCTGATCACACACCGCATCGGGGTCGATGACTACCTCGACGGTTTCGAGGCGATGAAGAGCGGCAATTCGGGGAAGGTGGTGATGGATTGGTAG
- a CDS encoding CpaD family pilus assembly lipoprotein: MLRFIVLFVALAPSVSGCTSTTPVDVEPSASMLVREETTLLTLQSLRASERQRLRDFLNKASRGRFDALHLLISGSPQLSAGVAHQARQLAIEADNIQLLDQHDAGSVRIEAIVYHARPPVCPSYGALPNEESFKQPLGCSTGFNLAVMVNDPRDLLDNQAVKSGDGDRASVPVATYRTFGTDKGG, encoded by the coding sequence ATGTTGCGTTTTATAGTCCTCTTTGTCGCTCTGGCACCAAGCGTAAGTGGCTGCACAAGCACTACGCCAGTTGATGTCGAACCATCGGCATCAATGCTTGTCCGAGAGGAGACCACCCTCCTGACGTTGCAAAGCCTGCGCGCTTCCGAACGGCAGCGTTTGCGTGATTTCCTAAACAAGGCCAGTCGCGGCCGATTCGATGCCCTCCACCTCCTCATCAGCGGTTCGCCCCAGCTCAGCGCAGGGGTAGCCCATCAGGCCAGGCAGTTGGCAATCGAAGCAGACAACATTCAATTGCTCGATCAACACGACGCCGGCTCAGTGCGAATTGAGGCGATTGTCTATCACGCCCGTCCGCCGGTCTGTCCCTCATATGGTGCCTTACCCAATGAAGAATCCTTCAAACAGCCGCTTGGTTGTTCGACAGGATTTAACCTGGCCGTGATGGTCAACGATCCGCGCGATCTGCTCGACAATCAGGCCGTCAAGTCCGGCGATGGCGATCGTGCTTCTGTACCAGTTGCCACTTACAGAACGTTCGGGACGGATAAAGGTGGCTGA
- the metK gene encoding methionine adenosyltransferase, which yields MTRQFVFSSESVGAGHPDKMADNISDAILDAVLRTDPKARVACEVLVKTGMVVVAGEITSHAHIDYSQVARDTILDIGYDDDAIGFDGRRCAVVLALTEQSPDISQGVDEGRGQDLGQGAGDQGIMFGFACNETDTLMPLPIQLAHHLTKRQAEVRKAGQLGWLRPDVKSQVSVRYEGLRPVALDTIVLSTQHDEAVSQATVREGVIEEIIKPVLPAHLDTSGIRFLVNPTGRFVVGGPAGDCGLTGRKIIVDSYGGTGRHGGGAFSGKDPSKVDRSAAYAARYVAKNIVASGLAEVCEVQLAYAIGVASPVSVMVNTFGTARIEEKRIERLVLEVFNLRPKGIIKMLDLLRPIYRKTATYGHFGREEPEFTWEKTDKADDLLREAGPAAA from the coding sequence ATGACCAGGCAGTTCGTGTTCTCTTCCGAATCCGTCGGCGCGGGACACCCCGATAAGATGGCAGACAACATCTCCGATGCCATTCTCGATGCGGTCCTGCGCACCGATCCGAAGGCGCGCGTCGCCTGTGAAGTGTTGGTGAAGACGGGGATGGTCGTTGTGGCTGGCGAGATCACCAGCCATGCCCACATCGATTACAGCCAAGTCGCCCGCGATACGATACTCGATATTGGCTACGACGATGATGCGATTGGCTTTGATGGTCGACGTTGCGCCGTCGTTCTGGCCCTCACCGAGCAGTCGCCCGACATAAGCCAGGGCGTTGATGAAGGACGAGGGCAGGATCTCGGGCAGGGGGCAGGGGATCAGGGCATCATGTTTGGATTCGCATGCAACGAGACGGATACATTGATGCCCCTGCCGATCCAACTCGCTCACCATTTGACGAAAAGACAGGCCGAGGTCCGGAAAGCGGGACAGCTTGGCTGGCTGCGTCCGGACGTGAAATCTCAAGTGTCCGTACGCTACGAAGGGCTCCGCCCGGTGGCGCTGGATACCATAGTCCTGTCGACGCAGCATGACGAAGCGGTCTCACAAGCCACGGTCCGCGAAGGCGTCATTGAGGAGATCATAAAACCGGTCCTGCCGGCCCACCTGGATACTTCGGGGATCAGATTTCTGGTCAACCCAACAGGGCGGTTCGTGGTCGGTGGGCCTGCCGGCGACTGCGGCCTCACAGGACGGAAGATCATCGTCGATTCCTACGGTGGGACCGGGCGTCACGGCGGCGGTGCCTTTTCGGGCAAGGACCCATCCAAGGTTGACCGCTCGGCGGCCTATGCCGCCCGGTATGTCGCGAAGAACATCGTTGCCAGCGGCCTTGCGGAGGTCTGCGAGGTTCAGCTTGCCTACGCGATCGGCGTGGCCAGTCCGGTTTCTGTCATGGTCAATACTTTCGGAACCGCAAGGATCGAGGAAAAAAGGATCGAGCGCCTTGTTCTCGAGGTTTTCAATCTCCGACCGAAAGGCATCATCAAGATGCTTGATCTCTTACGCCCGATATACCGCAAGACGGCGACATACGGACACTTCGGGCGTGAAGAGCCTGAGTTCACCTGGGAGAAGACGGACAAAGCTGACGATTTGCTGCGTGAAGCAGGACCGGCAGCTGCGTGA
- a CDS encoding response regulator transcription factor has product MRTLLVDHHADLARAMRLALGDGGFVVDVVGTLELASSAFSCASYEILLLELALPDGDGLGWLRQLRTHGHSVPAVIMSSLNDLDKRIAIFNGGADDFLLKPVSTDELIARMRAILRRASQMTDLRLVFGNLNFDPVARQVFVAGHPMMIARRELCILEHLLNRAGRIVPRAQLEDHLYSFNDDVSANALEVGIYRLRGHLTRSGATPRIKTIRGIGYILELTDASSA; this is encoded by the coding sequence ATGCGAACGCTGCTCGTGGATCATCATGCGGATCTTGCGCGCGCCATGCGACTTGCGCTCGGGGATGGCGGCTTCGTCGTTGATGTCGTTGGTACTCTGGAACTGGCCTCGAGTGCATTTTCTTGCGCCAGCTATGAAATTCTCCTGCTGGAATTGGCTCTGCCAGATGGCGATGGCTTGGGTTGGCTGAGGCAGTTGAGGACCCACGGGCATTCAGTTCCTGCCGTCATTATGAGCAGCCTTAACGATCTCGATAAGCGAATTGCGATCTTCAACGGTGGTGCGGACGACTTTCTGCTCAAACCCGTCTCTACCGATGAGCTTATCGCCAGAATGAGAGCCATTCTGCGCCGGGCGTCACAGATGACCGACCTGAGGCTCGTATTTGGCAATCTCAACTTCGATCCGGTCGCCCGGCAGGTTTTCGTTGCTGGGCACCCAATGATGATCGCACGTCGCGAACTCTGTATTCTAGAGCATCTGCTTAACCGGGCAGGCCGCATCGTGCCCCGTGCGCAGTTGGAAGATCACCTCTATTCGTTCAACGACGACGTGTCTGCCAACGCGCTTGAAGTCGGAATCTATCGTTTACGTGGACATCTGACCAGATCAGGTGCAACGCCACGGATCAAGACCATCCGTGGCATTGGCTACATTCTAGAATTGACTGACGCGTCATCCGCATAG
- a CDS encoding adenosine kinase translates to MRQPISTRETTPGRHGKKPARVFGGDFDADYDVLCIGNAIVDIIAQCDEAFLETNGIIKGAMNLIDTRRAELLYSRMGPAIEASGGSAGNTAAGVASFGGRAAFFGKVSNDALGEIYAHDIHAQGVAFDTTPLKGEPPTARSMIFVTPDGERSMNTYLGACVELGPEDVEADKASGAKVTYFEGYLWDPPRAKEAIRQTAMLAHAAGREVSMTLSDSFCVDRYRDEFLELMRSGTVDIVFANSHEIKSLYQTASFDEALAQIRKDCRIAAVTRSEKGSVIVRGDETVVIKATAIKELIDTTGAGDLYAAGFLHGYTQGRDLQTCGDLGSLAAGLVIQQIGPRPRQNLRREAEQAGLTIPDVQTS, encoded by the coding sequence ATGCGGCAACCCATTTCAACTCGCGAGACCACGCCCGGCCGGCATGGCAAGAAGCCGGCTCGGGTTTTTGGCGGAGATTTTGATGCGGATTATGACGTGCTCTGCATCGGTAATGCCATTGTCGACATCATCGCCCAGTGCGACGAGGCATTCCTCGAGACCAACGGCATCATCAAGGGAGCGATGAACCTCATCGACACAAGGCGCGCCGAGCTGCTCTACAGCCGCATGGGTCCGGCGATCGAGGCCTCCGGCGGCAGCGCCGGCAACACGGCGGCCGGCGTCGCCAGCTTTGGCGGCCGCGCCGCCTTCTTCGGCAAGGTCTCCAACGATGCGCTGGGCGAAATCTACGCCCACGACATCCATGCGCAAGGCGTCGCCTTCGACACCACGCCGCTCAAGGGTGAACCGCCGACGGCGCGCTCGATGATCTTCGTCACGCCCGACGGCGAGCGCTCGATGAACACCTATCTCGGCGCCTGCGTCGAGCTCGGGCCTGAGGATGTCGAGGCGGACAAGGCCTCTGGCGCCAAGGTCACCTATTTCGAAGGCTATCTGTGGGATCCGCCGCGCGCCAAGGAAGCAATCCGCCAGACGGCGATGCTGGCGCACGCGGCAGGCCGCGAAGTGTCGATGACCCTGTCGGATTCGTTCTGCGTCGACCGCTACCGCGACGAGTTCCTCGAGCTGATGCGTTCGGGTACCGTCGACATCGTCTTTGCCAACAGCCACGAGATCAAATCGCTTTACCAGACGGCGTCGTTCGACGAAGCGCTGGCGCAGATTCGCAAGGATTGCCGCATCGCCGCCGTGACCCGATCGGAAAAAGGCTCGGTGATCGTGCGCGGCGACGAGACCGTGGTGATCAAGGCGACCGCCATCAAGGAGCTGATCGACACGACGGGCGCCGGCGATCTCTATGCCGCCGGCTTCCTGCATGGCTACACGCAAGGCCGTGACTTGCAGACCTGCGGCGACCTTGGCTCACTGGCAGCCGGATTGGTGATCCAGCAGATCGGCCCCAGGCCCCGTCAGAATTTGCGCCGCGAGGCCGAGCAGGCGGGGCTGACCATTCCGGACGTTCAAACGAGTTAG
- a CDS encoding type II and III secretion system protein family protein gives MAIKVPRPAVPRYLGHLLCALIVTFPLGVAAQNKQDKGAPRAASNSINATLTLSSSLGETVHLPAPATTIFVADPTIADFQAPSSKTIFVFGKKSGRTSLFALDGNGEPLAELRIVVTQPIGDLRAMLREQVGDYPIRVNYTPRGAILSGTAPDAEVADTAKRVTEQYLGDGAQVVNNIKVAGSLQVNLSVRVAEVSRSAMKSLGVNLSAFGQIGNFKVGVLSGSGASAGSGSTQGGGTAEIGFDNGVVNVSAVLDALAKEHIASVLAEPNLTAMSGEKASFLAGGEFPIPVLQENRQVSVEFRHFGVSLEFVPTVLSNNQINIHVTPEVSELSTQGAVQINGISVPAVSTRRADTVVELASGQSFAIGGLIRRNVNNDVRAFPWLGEMPILGPLFRSSSFQKEESELVILVTPYIVRPGSNPNQMSAPTERAAPALNGGGAPTNSVASPPRDRAAIRAGAPSAQGGLGFIIE, from the coding sequence ATCGCCATCAAGGTTCCGAGACCTGCAGTGCCCCGTTACCTGGGCCATCTCCTCTGCGCGCTTATTGTGACTTTCCCACTTGGTGTCGCGGCGCAAAACAAGCAGGACAAAGGCGCGCCGCGTGCGGCTTCGAATAGCATCAATGCCACGCTGACCCTTTCCTCTTCGCTCGGGGAGACCGTTCATCTGCCCGCGCCAGCCACGACCATCTTTGTTGCTGACCCGACGATCGCGGATTTTCAGGCACCATCGAGCAAAACAATCTTCGTCTTTGGCAAGAAATCGGGGCGGACCAGCCTATTCGCCTTGGACGGCAACGGCGAGCCTCTCGCCGAATTGCGTATCGTTGTCACGCAACCGATCGGGGATTTACGCGCCATGTTGCGGGAGCAGGTCGGCGACTATCCCATCCGCGTCAACTATACGCCGCGCGGCGCAATCCTTAGCGGGACGGCGCCCGACGCAGAGGTCGCCGACACCGCAAAAAGAGTCACTGAGCAATATCTGGGCGACGGAGCGCAAGTCGTCAACAACATCAAGGTCGCTGGATCCCTGCAAGTTAACCTCAGCGTGCGCGTAGCCGAAGTCTCACGCAGCGCCATGAAGTCACTTGGCGTCAACCTGTCCGCCTTCGGTCAAATCGGCAATTTCAAAGTGGGCGTTCTAAGCGGAAGCGGTGCAAGCGCTGGATCTGGTTCAACCCAGGGTGGCGGTACAGCAGAAATCGGATTCGACAACGGTGTCGTCAACGTCAGCGCGGTTCTCGACGCGCTCGCCAAGGAGCATATAGCTTCCGTCCTGGCTGAGCCGAACCTCACCGCTATGTCGGGTGAAAAAGCCAGCTTTCTAGCTGGCGGCGAATTTCCCATTCCTGTCCTGCAGGAAAACAGGCAGGTATCGGTTGAATTCCGTCACTTCGGCGTCAGTCTGGAATTTGTGCCGACAGTTCTCAGCAACAATCAAATCAACATTCACGTAACGCCCGAAGTCAGTGAACTGTCGACGCAAGGTGCCGTGCAAATCAACGGAATTTCCGTGCCGGCAGTTTCCACGCGCCGAGCCGATACGGTCGTCGAACTCGCCAGTGGGCAGAGCTTCGCAATCGGCGGTCTAATCAGGCGGAACGTCAACAATGATGTCAGGGCCTTTCCCTGGCTCGGAGAAATGCCGATCCTGGGACCGCTTTTTCGCTCGTCCTCGTTTCAAAAAGAGGAGTCAGAACTGGTCATTCTAGTTACGCCTTACATTGTAAGACCAGGCTCCAACCCAAACCAGATGAGCGCACCTACGGAGCGGGCGGCACCGGCTTTGAACGGAGGGGGCGCTCCGACGAATTCCGTGGCAAGTCCCCCGCGAGACCGCGCTGCTATCCGTGCGGGCGCGCCAAGCGCCCAGGGCGGTCTCGGCTTCATCATCGAATAG